The region CATTTACACAAGATCAGCTCAGAATGAtatgcacaggaggttggtggcactttattttatttttttcacctctatttaaccaggtaggccagttgagaacaagttctcatttacaactgcgaccctggccaagataaagcaaagcagtgtgacaaaaacaacaacacagagttacacatgcaataaacaaacgtacagtcaataacacaatagaaaagtctatatacagtgtgtgcaaatgtagtaagataagggaggtaaggcaataaataggccatagtggtgaaataattacaatttagcaaataaacactggagtgatagatgtgcagaagattaatgtgcaagtagaaatactgggatgcaaaggagcaaaaaataaattaaataaatacaatatggggatgaggtagttggatgggctatttatgggctgtgtacaggtgcagtaatctgtgagctgctctaacagctggtgcttaaagctagtgagcgagatatgagtctccagcttcagtgatttttgcaattcgttccagtcaatagcagcagaaaactggaaggaatggCGACCAAAGTacgtgttggctttggggatgaccagtgagatatacctgctgaagcgcgtgctacgggtgggtgttgctatcgtgaccagtgagctgaggtaaggcggagctttacctagcatagacttatagatgacctagagccagtgggtctggcgatgaatatgtagcgagggacagccaactagagcatacaggtcgcagtggtgggtggtataatgggctttggtgaccaaatggatggcactgtgatagactgcatccagtttgctgagcagagtactggaagctattttgtaaatgacatcgccgaagtcgaggatcggtaggatagtcagttttacgagggtatgtttggtggcGTGAATGAAGgagactttgttgcgaaataggaagccgattctagatttgattttggattggagatgtttaatatgagtctggaaggagagttaacagtcttgccagacacctaggtatttgtagtttaaGTCAGAACTGCCCAgaatagtgatgctagtcgggcgggtagGTGTAGGCAGTGAactgttgaaaagcatgcatttggttttactagcgtttaagagcagttggaggccacagaaggagtgttgtatggcagtgaagctcgtttggaggttagttaacacagtgtccaaagaagtgccagatgtgtacagaatggtgtcgtctgcgtagaggtggatcagggaatcacccgcagcaagagcgacattgttgATATGTTCAGAGAAAAgattcggcccgagaattgaaccctgtggtgcccccatagagactgccagaggtctggacaacaggccctctgatttgacacactgaaccctgtctgagaagtagttggtcatttcagaaaccaaggctgttgagtctgccgataaggatacggtgattgacagagtcgaaagccttggccaggtcgatgaagacggctgcacggtactgtcgtttatcaatggcggttaagatatcgtttaggaccttgagcgtggctgaggtgcacccatgaccagctctgaaaccagattgcatagcggagaaggtacagtgtgattcgaaatggtcagtgacctgtttattaacttggctttcgaagacttcagaaaggcagggcaggatggatataggtccgtaacagtttgggtctagagtgtcaccccctttgaagtgggggatgaccgcagcagctttacaatctttagggatctcagacgatacaaaagagaggttgaacagactagtaacaGGGGTTGCAAAAATGGCAACgaatcattttagaaagagagggtccagattgtctagcccagctgatttgtacgggtccaggttttgcagctctttcagaacatctatctggatttgggtgaaggagaaactgGGGAGGCTTAGGCAAGtaagctgcggggggggggggggggggggggtatggagcTGAGCTGAGGTCagctaagaatgatatgtacagcacaggaggttggtggcaccttaattggggaggacgggctcgtggtaatgtctggagcggagtcagtggaatggtatcaaatacctCACCAGCGGCTGAAGAACAGTTTTGGGGAAACGTATCTTTAGTACAAACCATCACGCACTGTAGCAAACGTTGTATCGAAACTGAACGCACCAACCGTTTTTCAAACCCTCTTGGTCACATTAGTGCTGTGAATTTGATGGGTCTCTGTGAGGTGGCGGTCAAAAGTGAGTTAAGTCTAACTCATGAACTCATTTGATGAGTGCCAAGGCTTTTAGCTCAGTGGAGCTCAGGGAACTAAGGTTTGAACCAAGACATTGTTTTAACTGATCAGTCAGCTAAATAGGTGGTTCAGCAGCCAGAATGTTGTTAGTTTAAGTCCTAGTCTCTGTCTGGGGGTGTTGGGGAAAGGCAGAAGACAAGTTGTATTCAAATTGACAATAGAGTCTGTATTTTAATCAATTATATTCTGTAATATGCAACTGCACTACATACATAAAAATGTATCCAAATATGattcaaataaaaatacaaaaatatatatattatgttgaCTGTTTATATATTCATTATGGTGCAGATACATGATGTGAGTGTGACCATTCAGAGTCAATGCGTCCGTCCGTCCTTCGGAAACAGTGAAACTACATTTCCCAGAATTGCATCGGTTCGCGCTAATCAAAAGCACAAGCTTCCGGACCTCGCTTGCTAAATTAACCAACCACAAATCTTTAGCATCTCTCCATACTGCCTGCCTGTATCAACTGCTTGCCTGTATCAACTGATCCTTATTCATAACCAAAAAAACAGGTAAATTGTCTTTTTGTACCGGGTCAAGAAATGACAATGCACAGACACACCTGCTCAAGTCTTTGGCTAGTTAACTGCAAGAGAGGTGGCAGTCGGTAACTAACGTTAGTTCTCTAGCTAGCTGGTAATTCGTGCATGTGTTGAGTTGTTAAGTTATATTCGCGttaactagctagttaacgtGTTAGGACATTTTTAAAAAGCTATTTCACCTACGAGTAAtctaattataatataataacacacagaaatacgagccttgggtCATTAATAGAGGTTAGTCGGGATTGAAGCTTTCACCTGCAGTAACAAGGCAAGGGAACTTTTAACTACTTCCTATGCCATGAAAACCCAAACCTTTtggtaggtcatatgattgataAGTCTGTAATGTACTGACGGCCATTACAAACTATACTGCTATAGACCACTGTGTCTATGAAGTGTTTAGTGTTGGTATACACCGTACTCTATGTGGATACCTGGTGGCAGTGTTGAACATCACATGGCTGCTACTCTAATGGCGATGTCCTTGTTTCCTGGCAGAATGCCCAAATCAAGGGAAGTGGTGTCATCCACATCGGGCAGTGACTCTGACAGTGAGGTGGAGAAGACCAAGGTGTGTGTCttgggaaagggggggggggggggggggggttgagatgaAACAAATGGTGTGCTGTGACTACCGAAGCCCTCCTCCTTAACTGGACATGTGTTTCAGGCCAAGAGAAAGAAGGCCAGTGCTCCACCAGAGAAGCCCGAGGCCAAGAAACCGAAGCTGAGTGGAGAGGGCTCTCGACCTGGCGCAGGAGGGTCCTCTAAGGCTGCAGACAGCAAAACGGAGGCTGGCATGTTCCAGGTTAGTCATCTCTGGGTTACAGACGCAGGTAATGCTGCTACGGCTACATTATCAGACTGTTACAGTCGCAGGTAATGCTGCTATGGCTACATTATCGGACCGTTACAGGCGCTACATTATCGGACTGTTACAGACGCAGGTAATGCTGCTATGGCTACATTATCAGACTGTTACAGACGCAGGTAATGCTGCTATGGCTACATTATCGGACCGTTACAGGCGCTACATTATCGGACTGTTACAGACGCAGGTAATGCTGCTACAGCTACATTATCGGACTGTTACAGACGCAGGTAATGCTGCTACGGCTACATTATCGGACTGTTACAGACGCATGTAATGCTGCTACGGCTACATTATCAGACTGTTACAGTCACTACATTATCGGACTGTTACAGACGCAGGTAATGCTGCTACGGCTACATTATCGGACTGTTACAGACGCAGGTAATGCTGCTATGGCTACATTATCGGACCGTTACAGGCGCTACATTATCGGACTGTTAGACGCAGGTAATGCTGCTACAGCTACATTATCGGACTGTTACAGACTCAGATTATGCTGTTATGGCTACATTGTCGGACTGTTACAGACGCGGATAATGCTGCTACAGCTACAGGGTCGGACTTagatgtgatgtcatcactgttCCTACTTAGCAGTGTAGTGTCGTCCCTGTCTCGACTCACTGTCTGTACAACTGAGCTGAGCCCTTTGCCCCTTCGCAAAAACACACACGTGACTTCTAGCTTGACAACATTACTAGCCAGTCGCGCCACATAAAAGGTAGCAATAGGGCAACACATGTCCCTCGGGAAGAAAAGAGTGAGCTTGATTGGTCTGTTTTGTGTGTTCCAGATTGGGAGAATGCGATACGTCAGCGTGAGGGAGTTCAAAGGGAAGTGTTTAGTTGACATCAGAGAGTACTGGATGAACCAGGACGGGGAAATGAAGCCTGGCAAAAAAGGTACGAGAACTGCTGTCCCTCACTTCAAATGGTAGTCGTGGAAACTGAACCGTTGTCATTTTAATAGGCCGCCGAGGTACTGTACATGCCAACATCCTGTCTGTGACACAGATATTCAAGCCCGTTTATTACAATTGTCCTAGTCATCCTCTTCTGTAATTGTACCATggctatgttctgttataatctccacccggtacagccagaagaggactggcccaccccctcacagcctggttcctctctaggtttataatctccacccggcacagccagaagaggactggccacccctcatagcctggttcctctctaggtttataatctccacccggcacagccagaagaggactggccacccctcatagcctggttcctctctaggtttataatctccacccggcacagccagaagaggactggccacccctcgtagcctggttcctctctaggtttcttcctatgttttggtctttctagggagtttttcctagccaccgtgcttctacacctgcattgcttgctgtttggtgttttaggctgcgtttctgtacagcactttgagatatcagctgatgtacgaagggctttataataCATTTGATTGTGCTCGAACCCCTCTGTGTGTCTCCGGAAGTTTTGTATAAAACTGAAAGACTAATGTCTTTATTGTGGCTGTTTTTTTATTAGTGTAgttttgttgatttttttttttcattttcctCCAGGTATCTCCTTAAACCCGGAGCAGTGGACCCAGCTGAAGGACCAGATGTCAGAGATCGACGACGCGATCAAGAGAACATGATGACCGTTCCCAGGGTGCTGACAGTCCAGCTTGTCTATCTAGTGATCTTaatgtcccacatggcaccctattccctatatagtgcactactttagaccaaggccctatggagcactattccctatatagtgtactactttagaccatggcCCTATggagcactattccctatatagtgcactactttagaccaaggccctatggaaccctattccctatagtgccttggtctaaagtagtgcaccctattccctatagggccttggtctaaagtagtgcaccctattccctatagggccttggtctaaagtagtgcactatatagggaatacggtacCATTTGGACTTTCCCAAAAACCTGTGTAAGGACTGAATTATTTTATAATTCTAAGTTTGCTGTTCTGTTGAATTAGTTATTTTGGGCGTGTGCTGTTTTAGTTTGCTCAGTGAAAGAATTGCTTTGTGTTTTGACCTGTGAAGATAATGTGTGTTTGATTGGTATGGTTAtattactttctttttttttctcttcctacctttatttaaccaggcaagtcattattttcaatgacagcctagttaacagtgggttaactggtctaggaacagtgggttaactgccttgttcaggggcagaacgacataatttgtaccttgtcagctcgggggtttgaacttgcaaccttactagtccaacactctaaccactaggctacctgctggttactagtccaacactctaaccactaggctacctgctggttactagtccaacactctaaccactaggctacctgctggttactagtccaacgctctaaccactaggctacctgctggttactagtccaacactctaaccactaggctacctgctggttactagtccaaccctctaaccactaggctacctgctggttactagtccaacgctctaaccactaggctacctgcctctaaccactagactacctgctggttactagtccaacactctaaccactaggctacctgccgcctctacactctaaccactagcctacctgccgcctctacactctaaccactaggctacctgccgcctctacactctaaccactaggctacctgccacctctacactctaaacactaggccacctgcctcctctacactctaaccactaggctacctgccgcctctacactctaaccactagcctacctgccgcctctacactctaaccactaggctacctgccgcctctacactctaaccactaggctacttgccgcctctacactctaaccactaggctacctgccgcctctacactctaaccactaggctacctgccgcctctacactctaaccactaggctacctgccgcctctacactctaaccactaggctacctgccgcctctacactctaaccactaggctacctgccgcctctacactctaaccactaggctacctgccgcctctacactctaaccactaggctacctgccgcctctacactctaaccactaggccacctgcctcctctacactctaaccactaggctacctgccgcctctacactctaaccactaggctacctgccgcctctacactctaaccactaggctacctgccgcctctacactctaaccactaggctacctgccgcctctacactctaaccactaggctacctgccgcctctacactctaaccactaggccacctgcctcctctacactctaaccactaggctacctgccgcctctacactctaaccactaggctacctgccgcctctacactctaaccactaggctacctgccgcctctacactctaaccactaggctacctgccgcctctacactctaaccactaggctacctgccgcctctacactctaaccactaggctacctgccgcctctacactctaaccactaggctacctgccgcctctacactctaaccactaggctacctgcctcctctacactctaaccactaggctacctgccgcctctacactctaaccactaggctacctgcctcctctacactctaaccactaggctacctgcctcctctacactctaaccactaggctacctgccgcctctacactctaaccactaggctacctgccgcctctacactctaaccactaggctacctgcctcctctacactctaaccactaggctacctgccgcctctacactctaaccactaggctacctgccgcctctacactctaaccactaggctacctgccgcctctacactctaaccactaggctacctgccgcctctacactctaaccactaggctacctgccgcctctacactctaaccactaggctacctgccgcctctacactctaaccactaggctaccctttgAATAATtgactttgttgttgttgttgtatgaaCATGATTTAAAAGCCATGTAAAGTTCTCATGATTCTCTCTACCTATGGTATTTTCTTACCTTCACCCCCTCGTGGTCAGTGTAGTTTTAGACAGTATTACAAAGGTCAGATAATGAATCCTGGTGCCACAAGACTGTTAGCCCGCTGAACATTAACACATCGATCTAAAACAAGTCTTGGGGTGTCCGGGTAAAGTGAAGCTACTCACCAAGCCACCTCCGTTGCTTCCAAACAACCACTGTTAGCAGtagcatcccccccccccaccctccccagtCACAGTTCTGTTATCTAGATCCAGACCAGCTGGTAGCACCACAGTTGTATTCCCTCTTGTCGGCCTGCATCCAATTACATTTGATGTCTAAATCAGATCAGAGCCTTTTGTTGAGTCACCTGGCCAGGAAAGCCCTGGCACGGCACACGCTGGTGACATGGTGGCTCTGAGCGAGACGTGCTGAACCACACATCCATGATGAGTTTTTGTTTTttaagctgctgctgctgctaggaCACTACTGAGCTGGATAAGGTATTGTAGTGAAATTGTTTCCCAATATAATACTTGCATATATATCACCGTATAAACTACAAAGGGATACAATGACCTGATACTATAAAGTACATTAGCAGAGCATGCTGACGGACATTAGTTCTTGTCCAGACACTCTTCCTACAAACTTTACATGAAACTAAATAATTTTCTTTAATAAACACTTGAAAACAAGAGGGACACGTGACCATCGAATTCACTAGATGTCTGGTACCTTCTGTCTAAACCGCTAGATGGAATCAGAGATGGTCTAAATCAAGGGATGGCACCAGAGACTGCCTAAATCACTATATGGTACCAGAGACTGCCTTAATCACTAGATGGGTAACAGAGACTGCCTTAATCACTAGACGGGTAACAGAGACTGACTGAATCACCGGACGGGTAACAGAGACTGCCTTaatcactagatggtaccagaGACTGACTGaatcactagatggtaccagaGACTGCCTTaatcactagatggtaccagaCACTCTAAATCACTAGACAGGTAACAGAGACTGCCTCTACCACTAGATGGTACCAGAGACTGTCTCTACCACTAGATGGTACCAGAGACTGCCTCTACCACTAGGTGGTACCAGAGACTGTCTCTACCACTAGATGGTATTTGGCACCATCTAGTGATTTAGACAGTATCTGGTACCGTCTAAATCACGGGATGGTACAGGAGACTGATTAAATCACAGGATGGTACCATACActctaaatcactagatggtatcagacactctaaatcactagatggtaccagacactgactaaatcactagatggtaccagacactgactaaatcactagatggtaccacacactctaaatcactagatggtaccagacactctaaatcactagatggtaccagagactgactaaatcactagatggtaccagaGACTGACTAGATGGTACCAGACAATCTAAATCATAGGATGGTACCAGACActaaatcactagatggtaccagacacactaaatcactagatggcaccagacactctaaatcactagatggcaccagacactctaaatcactagatggtaccagacactgactaaatcactagatggtaccagacactctaaatcactagatggtaccagacactctaaatcactagatggtaccagacactctaaatcactagatggtaccagacactctaaatcactagatggtaccagacactctaaatcactagatggtaccagagactgactaaatcactagatggtaccagacactctaaatcactagatggtaccagaGACTGGCTAAATCACTAGATGGCACCAGACACTGACTAAATCACTAGATGGCACCAGACActaaatcactagatggtaccagaCACTCTAAATCACTAGACAGGTAACAGAGACTGCCTCTACCACTAGATGGTACCAGAGACTGTCTCTACCACTAGATGGTACCAGAGACTGCCTCTACCACTAGGTGGTACCAGAGACTGTCTCTACCACTAGATGGTATTTGGCACCATCTAGTGATTTAGACAGTATCTGGTACCGTCTAAATCACGGGATGGTACAGGAGACTGATTAAATCACAGGATGGTACCATACActctaaatcactagatggtatcagacactctaaatcactagatggtaccagacactgactaaatcactagatggtaccagacactgactaaatcactagatggtaccacacactctaaatcactagatggtaccagacactctaaatcactagatggtaccagagactgactaaatcactagatggtaccagaGACTGACTAGATGGTACCAGACACTCTAAATCATAGGATGGTACCAGACActaaatcactagatgg is a window of Oncorhynchus mykiss isolate Arlee chromosome 11, USDA_OmykA_1.1, whole genome shotgun sequence DNA encoding:
- the LOC110536489 gene encoding activated RNA polymerase II transcriptional coactivator p15 isoform X1, with product MPKSREVVSSTSGSDSDSEVEKTKAKRKKASAPPEKPEAKKPKLSGEGSRPGAGGSSKAADSKTEAGMFQIGRMRYVSVREFKGKCLVDIREYWMNQDGEMKPGKKRYLLKPGAVDPAEGPDVRDRRRDQENMMTVPRVLTVQLVYLVILMSHMAPYSLYSALL
- the LOC110536489 gene encoding activated RNA polymerase II transcriptional coactivator p15 isoform X2 encodes the protein MPKSREVVSSTSGSDSDSEVEKTKAKRKKASAPPEKPEAKKPKLSGEGSRPGAGGSSKAADSKTEAGMFQIGRMRYVSVREFKGKCLVDIREYWMNQDGEMKPGKKGISLNPEQWTQLKDQMSEIDDAIKRT